From the genome of Elusimicrobiaceae bacterium, one region includes:
- a CDS encoding hydroxyacid dehydrogenase has translation MRVLIADKADPICARVFKDRGIEAVVKTGMKPEELKDFLPGFDGIVIRSATTLTPEILKAAKGLKVAARAGIGVDNIDIPAASECGVLVMNTPFGNTVSTAEHAIAMMFALCRMIPAANQSTHAGKWEKNKFEGAEVFEKTLGIVGCGNISSIVADRAKGLRMKVVVFDPVMTDARAEELGVEKVPLDELYQRADIITYHVGLNDKTRGMINKDAIARMKDGVRLINCARGAIMAEEDIKAALESGKLAGIACDVYAKEPAKEHIFFNLPNAVLTPHIAASTVEAQINVARQAAEQISDYLLTGKRANALNGDKIK, from the coding sequence ATGAGAGTTTTAATTGCCGACAAAGCCGATCCGATCTGCGCCAGAGTTTTCAAGGACCGCGGGATCGAAGCCGTAGTAAAAACAGGCATGAAGCCGGAGGAGCTGAAAGATTTTCTGCCGGGGTTCGACGGAATCGTGATCCGCTCCGCCACCACGCTCACCCCCGAAATACTCAAAGCCGCCAAAGGGCTGAAAGTGGCGGCGCGCGCGGGCATCGGCGTGGACAATATTGACATCCCCGCCGCCAGCGAGTGCGGAGTGCTGGTTATGAACACCCCGTTCGGCAACACCGTTTCGACGGCCGAGCACGCAATAGCCATGATGTTCGCGCTGTGCCGGATGATACCGGCGGCGAACCAGTCCACCCATGCGGGCAAATGGGAAAAGAATAAATTCGAGGGCGCCGAAGTTTTCGAGAAAACGCTCGGCATAGTGGGCTGCGGCAACATCAGCTCGATAGTGGCGGACCGCGCGAAAGGGCTGCGGATGAAAGTGGTCGTGTTCGATCCCGTGATGACCGACGCGCGCGCGGAGGAACTGGGCGTGGAGAAAGTGCCGCTCGACGAGCTTTATCAGCGCGCCGACATAATCACCTACCACGTCGGCCTTAACGACAAGACCAGAGGCATGATCAACAAAGACGCCATCGCCAGAATGAAAGACGGCGTGCGCCTTATCAACTGCGCGCGCGGCGCGATCATGGCCGAGGAAGACATCAAGGCGGCGCTGGAAAGCGGCAAGCTCGCCGGCATCGCCTGCGACGTGTACGCCAAGGAGCCCGCGAAGGAACATATCTTTTTCAACCTGCCCAACGCGGTGCTCACCCCGCACATCGCGGCATCCACCGTCGAAGCGCAGATCAACGTGGCGCGCCAGGCGGCTGAGCAGATCAGCGATTACCTGCTGACCGGCAAACGCGCCAACGCGCTCAACGGCGACAAAATCAAGTAG